The following proteins are co-located in the Clostridiales bacterium genome:
- a CDS encoding phenylacetate--CoA ligase yields the protein MIWNEPMECMSRDQMHDLQSKRLKDMVIRVYHNVEFYRKKMQELGLEPGDIHSIDDLVKLPFTTKQDLRDNYPFGLFATPKSEVVRVHASSGTTGKSTVVAYTRKDVDIFSEVVARALCCAGATKDDIVQVAYGYGLFTGGLGLHYGAEKLGAAVVPISGGNTDKQITLLQDFGSTVLACTPSYAAHLAEAIAEAGIDAADLPLRVGIFGAEPWSNEMRAKIEEGLKIQAFDIYGLSEIIGPGVSSSCINQKGLHIAEDHFVPEILDPATLQPVKTGVTGELVFTTITKEAMPLLRYRTRDLTSLDDTPCSCGRTNVRMAKIFGRSDDMLIIRGVNVFPSQVESVLLEIPEAKPHYMLIVDRQGTMDTLEIQVEVDEMFFSDELPQLNNIRNKIKHKVESVLGVSVIISLVEHKTIKRSEGKAQRVIDKRKI from the coding sequence ATGATTTGGAACGAACCCATGGAATGCATGAGCAGAGATCAAATGCACGATCTCCAAAGCAAACGTCTGAAGGACATGGTTATCCGTGTCTACCACAATGTTGAATTCTACCGAAAAAAAATGCAGGAGCTGGGCCTCGAACCCGGTGATATCCACTCCATTGACGACCTGGTCAAACTTCCCTTTACCACCAAGCAGGACCTCAGAGATAATTATCCCTTCGGACTTTTTGCAACTCCCAAAAGCGAAGTAGTCAGAGTCCATGCATCCTCCGGAACAACTGGCAAATCCACAGTTGTTGCATATACGCGCAAAGATGTTGACATTTTCTCAGAGGTAGTCGCCCGTGCACTCTGCTGTGCCGGTGCAACAAAAGATGATATCGTTCAGGTCGCTTATGGTTATGGCCTGTTCACCGGTGGTCTTGGTCTTCATTACGGCGCTGAAAAACTGGGTGCTGCAGTGGTTCCCATCTCAGGCGGCAACACGGATAAACAGATCACTCTTCTGCAGGACTTCGGAAGCACCGTCTTGGCATGTACTCCCTCCTATGCAGCTCATCTCGCAGAAGCCATCGCGGAAGCAGGAATCGATGCCGCAGATTTGCCCCTTCGAGTGGGGATCTTCGGAGCGGAGCCCTGGAGTAATGAAATGCGTGCGAAAATTGAAGAAGGATTAAAAATTCAAGCGTTTGACATCTATGGTTTGAGTGAAATTATTGGGCCCGGTGTTTCCAGCAGCTGCATCAATCAAAAAGGACTTCATATTGCGGAAGACCATTTTGTTCCTGAAATCCTTGACCCAGCTACCTTGCAGCCGGTTAAAACAGGAGTTACCGGAGAGCTGGTCTTTACGACAATCACAAAGGAAGCGATGCCGCTGCTCCGTTACCGTACGCGGGATCTCACAAGTCTGGATGATACGCCATGTTCCTGCGGAAGAACAAATGTGAGAATGGCAAAGATCTTCGGGCGTTCTGATGATATGCTGATTATCCGCGGCGTCAATGTATTCCCATCTCAGGTAGAAAGTGTTCTTCTTGAAATACCGGAAGCAAAGCCTCACTATATGCTGATTGTAGATCGTCAAGGCACAATGGACACACTGGAGATCCAGGTTGAAGTAGATGAAATGTTCTTCTCCGACGAGCTCCCGCAGCTGAACAATATTCGCAACAAAATTAAGCATAAAGTGGAAAGTGTACTGGGCGTTAGTGTCATAATAAGCTTAGTGGAACATAAAACCATAAAGCGCAGTGAAGGAAAAGCGCAAAGGGTCATTGACAAACGTAAAATCTAA
- a CDS encoding kinase → MSEVSIIGGITADIEGHPHNRLIYGDSNPGKIAISYGGVGRNIVENLARLGTKADFISVAGDDLPGRGAVRELQDLGVGVEHVRLLPEENTAVYMSILNLVGDMELAMCNMDVLERISIAFLEETSEHLKKAKVVGIDTNLTEDTLEYVTRQLKDTPIFLDPVSVAKAERARGVIGRFHTVKPNRMEAETISGLSILSEQDLKEAARWFIGQGVQRVFITLGGGGVFYMDDKDEGLIRPEPIEIASTTGAGDAFSAAVIYGILKEFGIGKTARLGMAAAAIAMEAKSAVNNQMSMDRLRQKLNGEVL, encoded by the coding sequence ATGAGTGAAGTAAGTATTATCGGAGGAATCACTGCGGATATTGAAGGGCATCCTCATAACCGTCTGATTTATGGAGATTCCAACCCGGGCAAAATCGCAATCTCCTATGGAGGGGTGGGAAGAAACATCGTTGAAAACCTTGCAAGACTGGGCACCAAGGCGGACTTTATCTCTGTTGCGGGAGATGATCTTCCGGGAAGAGGCGCGGTTAGAGAGCTTCAAGATTTGGGTGTGGGGGTAGAGCATGTTCGTCTTCTTCCAGAAGAAAACACCGCAGTATATATGTCTATTCTGAATCTTGTGGGAGATATGGAACTGGCAATGTGCAATATGGATGTTTTGGAGCGAATTTCTATAGCATTTCTGGAAGAAACATCGGAGCATTTAAAAAAGGCAAAGGTCGTTGGTATTGACACCAATCTGACAGAAGACACGCTGGAATATGTCACAAGACAGCTAAAGGATACTCCAATTTTTCTGGATCCAGTATCCGTCGCCAAAGCAGAGCGTGCCAGAGGGGTTATCGGAAGGTTTCACACGGTGAAACCCAACCGGATGGAAGCGGAAACGATCTCCGGTCTGAGCATCCTGAGTGAGCAGGATTTGAAAGAGGCGGCACGCTGGTTTATCGGCCAGGGCGTTCAGCGAGTTTTTATAACGCTGGGCGGTGGCGGCGTATTTTATATGGACGATAAGGATGAGGGGCTGATACGGCCTGAACCGATCGAGATTGCCAGCACCACGGGAGCCGGAGATGCATTCTCCGCAGCGGTAATCTACGGAATCTTAAAAGAATTTGGAATCGGGAAGACTGCAAGATTGGGTATGGCGGCGGCGGCAATTGCTATGGAGGCTAAATCCGCAGTAAATAATCAGATGTCAATGGACAGGCTTCGACAAAAACTTAACGGGGAAGTACTGTAA
- a CDS encoding DUF378 domain-containing protein, whose translation MRNLALILVIIGAINWGLIGFFRYDLVSSIFGGQYDVVSRIIFAIVGLAGIYAISFFFRNRESMQA comes from the coding sequence ATGAGAAATCTAGCTCTTATTTTAGTTATTATTGGTGCAATTAACTGGGGACTGATCGGTTTCTTCCGATACGACCTTGTCTCAAGTATTTTTGGCGGTCAGTATGATGTTGTGAGCAGAATCATCTTTGCAATCGTAGGCCTGGCAGGCATCTACGCGATTTCTTTCTTCTTCAGAAATCGTGAATCTATGCAAGCCTAA
- a CDS encoding AEC family transporter — protein sequence MLIIFAKILSVFGITFIGYGANKIKWLPIESTKYLSLILVNIASPCLVVYSMSRQVLTEDTFASVTQSAGLMLLAMTVTALIAIAVVKWMKVPQSDRGVYRLLLTFTNNGFMGYPLSLAIFGEDGLFLMIIANAVFMIYLYSVGVIILIYDKDGKIDLKSAMKSIVSIPFLTSVIGLLMFFLGIHLPSLVDNFLKTIGDMTIPLSMIIIGIQLAESRIRDVLTNKYLYITMILKLIVLPALLFGIFVWLPFNTLAFCIVIFAMTLPSAAVIPVLSDIYGTNTKIASQGVFLTTMLSMISIPIYAILLTLYLGIH from the coding sequence TTGCTGATTATATTTGCGAAGATTCTGAGTGTATTCGGGATCACTTTTATTGGATATGGGGCAAACAAAATTAAGTGGCTGCCCATTGAATCCACAAAGTATCTTTCCTTGATTCTTGTGAACATTGCCAGTCCCTGCCTTGTTGTATATTCTATGAGCAGGCAGGTGCTGACTGAGGATACGTTTGCTTCTGTAACCCAATCGGCAGGGCTCATGCTTCTTGCCATGACTGTCACAGCGCTGATCGCTATAGCAGTTGTAAAATGGATGAAGGTGCCGCAGTCGGACAGAGGTGTCTACAGGCTCCTACTAACCTTTACCAACAATGGATTTATGGGGTATCCGCTTTCACTGGCTATTTTCGGAGAAGATGGATTGTTCCTAATGATCATTGCCAACGCAGTATTTATGATCTATTTGTATTCAGTGGGTGTGATTATTCTTATCTACGATAAGGATGGCAAAATTGATCTTAAATCGGCAATGAAATCCATTGTTTCGATTCCATTTCTCACCAGTGTCATAGGACTACTGATGTTCTTCCTGGGAATCCATTTGCCTTCCCTGGTGGATAATTTCCTGAAGACCATCGGCGATATGACCATTCCACTATCTATGATTATTATAGGGATTCAGCTTGCAGAGAGCAGGATTCGGGACGTGCTGACGAATAAATACCTTTACATTACCATGATTTTAAAACTGATCGTACTGCCTGCCTTACTGTTTGGTATCTTTGTGTGGCTGCCATTTAATACGCTGGCATTCTGCATCGTCATCTTTGCCATGACGCTGCCTTCTGCGGCGGTGATCCCCGTACTTTCAGATATTTACGGGACCAACACAAAGATTGCTTCCCAAGGTGTATTCCTTACCACCATGCTGTCGATGATCTCAATCCCGATCTACGCGATTTTGCTTACGCTATATTTAGGGATCCACTAA
- a CDS encoding nucleoside kinase → MIIQLKTGPRELPFERIVEKGTTIEQLISEYQDLPYTVLAAKVDNKISELTKRIENSCCIEFLDMRNQAANLIYQRSLSLLYLKAIQDVLGKVPVEIDNSLNKGLYTEIKTPRPLTIKDVNAIEQKMQQLVKDDAPFVKEIMMREDAMKVLLEAGHNEKARMLQRSDVDLLPFYSIGGFRNFFYGQMVPSARYVSHFELRKYRRGVLLRFPHPSDPGRIPEFEDEILLYKVFGETKKWDRLMGIAYVGDLNEKIDSGEYKEIIQISEALHEKKIAQIADLITKQNKRIVLISGPSSSGKTTFARRLSIQLRVNGKAPLYLGTDDYFVERTQTPHDEHGEPNFEDITALDLDLFNRDMNSLLLGNEVDIPTFDFLHGTKVYGKRITRAKKGQPIIIEGIHGLNKQLTDGIPDEEKFKIYISPLTSLNIDEHNRIPTTDARMLRRMVRDYQFRGHSAQNTINAWPKVRKGEDKNIFPFNGEADVFFNSVHVYELAVLKKYAEPLLKSITREEPEYSEAVRMLKFLQFFKTIEEDSIIVNNSIIREFIGGSIFV, encoded by the coding sequence ATGATCATTCAATTAAAAACAGGACCGCGGGAGCTGCCTTTTGAAAGAATAGTGGAAAAGGGGACAACCATTGAACAGCTGATCTCAGAATATCAGGATCTGCCATATACGGTACTAGCCGCAAAGGTTGACAACAAAATCAGCGAGCTGACCAAACGGATTGAAAATAGCTGCTGTATTGAGTTTCTGGACATGAGGAACCAGGCGGCAAATCTGATTTATCAAAGGAGCCTTTCGCTTCTTTATTTGAAAGCGATCCAAGATGTTTTGGGGAAAGTACCTGTTGAAATAGACAACTCCCTCAATAAAGGGTTATATACGGAAATAAAAACACCGCGTCCGCTGACGATCAAAGATGTCAATGCCATTGAGCAGAAAATGCAGCAGCTGGTGAAGGATGATGCTCCTTTTGTTAAGGAGATCATGATGCGGGAAGATGCTATGAAGGTTCTTCTTGAGGCGGGTCATAATGAGAAGGCAAGAATGCTGCAGCGCTCTGATGTGGACTTGCTTCCATTCTATTCTATCGGGGGATTTCGAAACTTTTTCTATGGACAGATGGTGCCCTCTGCGAGATACGTCAGCCATTTTGAACTGAGAAAATACAGAAGAGGCGTATTGCTGCGCTTTCCCCATCCATCAGATCCCGGACGAATCCCTGAATTCGAAGATGAAATACTTCTTTATAAAGTCTTCGGTGAAACAAAAAAATGGGATCGCCTAATGGGAATTGCGTATGTAGGCGACCTAAATGAAAAGATTGACAGTGGTGAGTACAAAGAAATTATTCAGATTTCTGAAGCGCTGCATGAAAAGAAAATTGCCCAAATCGCAGATTTGATCACCAAACAGAACAAAAGAATTGTTCTGATTTCCGGACCGTCTTCTTCGGGAAAGACCACTTTTGCAAGAAGGCTTAGTATACAGCTTAGAGTAAATGGTAAGGCGCCGTTGTATCTTGGCACCGATGATTACTTTGTTGAGAGAACCCAGACGCCTCATGATGAGCATGGCGAACCGAATTTCGAGGACATCACTGCGCTTGATCTGGATCTTTTTAACAGGGATATGAATTCTTTGCTCTTAGGAAATGAGGTAGATATACCGACATTTGACTTTTTGCATGGCACCAAAGTCTATGGTAAAAGAATTACCAGAGCAAAGAAAGGTCAACCCATTATCATAGAAGGTATCCATGGCTTGAATAAACAGCTGACAGATGGAATCCCAGATGAAGAAAAATTCAAGATTTACATCAGTCCGCTGACGTCGCTGAACATCGATGAACATAATCGTATCCCGACTACGGATGCCAGAATGCTAAGGCGAATGGTAAGAGATTATCAATTCCGGGGTCATTCTGCGCAGAACACCATTAATGCCTGGCCCAAGGTTCGAAAGGGTGAGGATAAAAATATTTTTCCATTTAACGGTGAAGCGGATGTGTTCTTCAACTCAGTGCATGTTTACGAGCTTGCAGTGCTGAAAAAGTATGCTGAACCTCTTCTAAAGAGTATTACAAGGGAGGAACCGGAGTACAGCGAAGCAGTGAGAATGCTGAAATTTCTTCAGTTCTTCAAAACCATTGAGGAAGATTCCATTATTGTCAACAATTCAATTATAAGAGAATTTATCGGAGGCAGTATTTTTGTATGA
- the pcrA gene encoding DNA helicase PcrA, with amino-acid sequence MDYLDKLNPQQREAAVHKEGPLLILAGAGSGKTSTMTHRIAYLIREEGVAPYQILAVTFTNKAAREMRERVESLIGEGINMWILTFHSACLRILRKYGERLGYTKDFIVYDPTDQKVVIKNCIKEQNVDEKKYTPSYVLSIISDCKEKGVSPKKYAEINGMDFKNKIIYELYAAYEAVLKKNNAMDFDDLILRTVQLFEKDDEVLSYYQDKFRFIMVDEYQDTNFMQYRFVRLLADAHHNICVVGDDDQCIYQWRGADIKNILDFEKDFKNTKVIKLEQNYRSHGNILEAAHSVIEKNKGRKHKKLWTDKEKGEKLKYYRADNEKDEARYIAQEIDHIHTKDMRYSDFAILYRTNAQSRTFEEALSARELPYRVLGGTRYYDRKEIKDIMAYMRLVQNPADDLSLTRIINEPKRGIGEKTLEKLRTLASVRGESLFEALTDDETVDGLPAKGADSVREMISVLSSYSQEKDNLKVSDIYDGLLVKTGYIKSLEAQNTVEAEGRIENLLEFKSVIYDYEKDNPQLSLAEFMEKIALMAEIDNHDAGENAVVLMTMHSAKGLEFPVVFMPGMEDGLFPGWRAFDRPDGIEEERRLCYVGMTRAMQKLYLTSAEVRTLYGKTEYTKESQFLRELNKKLVEGDGIYEKKSAPSDYSGSGGNGGWSQGGGNDGYSNTNIFRPFEQLKYIKQAQTTPPPASKGSGGAGAIAQGDKVSHNKFGEGLVLSIEGSTITVAFDSVGVKKLARDLAPIKKI; translated from the coding sequence ATGGATTATTTGGACAAACTGAACCCGCAGCAGAGAGAGGCTGCGGTACATAAAGAAGGGCCGCTGCTGATTCTAGCGGGTGCAGGCAGCGGGAAAACCAGTACCATGACCCACCGGATTGCATACCTGATCAGGGAAGAAGGCGTTGCCCCATATCAAATTCTTGCCGTCACGTTTACCAACAAGGCTGCAAGAGAGATGAGGGAGCGTGTGGAGTCACTGATTGGGGAAGGTATTAATATGTGGATTTTGACCTTCCACTCTGCTTGTCTGCGCATCCTCCGTAAATACGGAGAACGTTTAGGGTATACAAAGGATTTTATTGTATATGATCCCACCGATCAGAAGGTGGTTATTAAAAACTGCATTAAAGAACAGAATGTGGATGAGAAAAAATACACGCCGTCCTATGTTTTAAGCATCATCAGTGACTGCAAGGAAAAGGGTGTCAGCCCAAAGAAGTACGCTGAGATCAACGGGATGGACTTTAAAAATAAGATTATCTATGAACTGTATGCAGCATATGAAGCTGTGCTGAAAAAAAATAACGCTATGGATTTTGATGATCTGATTCTGAGGACGGTGCAGCTCTTCGAAAAGGATGATGAAGTACTGTCGTATTACCAGGACAAGTTTCGTTTCATCATGGTGGATGAGTATCAGGATACGAACTTTATGCAGTACCGCTTTGTGCGGCTTCTGGCGGATGCGCATCACAACATCTGTGTGGTAGGGGACGATGACCAGTGTATCTATCAATGGCGTGGTGCCGATATCAAAAACATTTTGGATTTTGAGAAGGACTTTAAAAATACAAAGGTAATTAAACTGGAGCAGAATTACCGCTCCCACGGCAACATTCTCGAAGCAGCCCATTCTGTTATTGAGAAAAATAAGGGGAGAAAACACAAAAAACTATGGACTGATAAGGAAAAGGGAGAAAAACTCAAATATTACAGGGCCGATAATGAAAAGGATGAAGCCAGATACATTGCGCAGGAAATAGACCATATCCATACAAAAGATATGAGATACAGTGATTTCGCCATCCTCTACAGAACCAATGCCCAGTCCCGAACCTTTGAAGAAGCACTTTCGGCCAGAGAGCTGCCTTACCGCGTCCTTGGCGGTACAAGATATTATGACCGTAAGGAAATCAAGGATATCATGGCATATATGAGGCTGGTACAGAACCCGGCCGATGATCTGAGCTTGACCCGTATCATCAACGAACCGAAGCGGGGCATCGGTGAGAAGACCCTCGAGAAGCTGCGCACCCTTGCGTCCGTAAGGGGGGAGAGCTTATTTGAAGCACTTACCGATGATGAGACCGTAGATGGGCTTCCTGCAAAAGGAGCCGACAGCGTCAGAGAAATGATCTCGGTTTTGAGCAGCTACAGCCAGGAAAAGGACAACCTCAAAGTTTCGGATATTTACGATGGGCTGCTGGTGAAGACAGGTTATATCAAAAGTCTTGAGGCGCAAAATACAGTGGAAGCAGAAGGGCGGATTGAAAACTTATTGGAATTCAAATCCGTTATCTACGACTATGAAAAGGACAATCCTCAGCTGTCTTTGGCAGAATTCATGGAGAAAATTGCCCTGATGGCGGAAATCGATAATCATGACGCCGGAGAAAACGCTGTTGTACTGATGACCATGCACAGTGCGAAAGGACTTGAATTTCCCGTTGTATTCATGCCGGGGATGGAAGATGGGCTGTTTCCAGGCTGGAGAGCTTTTGACAGACCCGACGGCATTGAAGAGGAGCGACGTCTCTGTTATGTGGGAATGACAAGAGCCATGCAGAAGCTGTATCTCACCAGTGCCGAAGTAAGAACCCTTTATGGTAAGACAGAGTATACAAAGGAATCTCAGTTTTTGAGGGAGCTGAATAAGAAGCTGGTTGAGGGCGATGGGATCTATGAAAAGAAGAGCGCTCCTTCCGACTATTCCGGTTCCGGCGGAAATGGCGGCTGGAGTCAGGGCGGCGGAAACGACGGCTACTCCAATACAAATATTTTCCGGCCCTTTGAGCAGCTGAAATATATTAAGCAGGCCCAAACCACACCACCGCCTGCAAGTAAGGGAAGCGGCGGCGCCGGTGCGATTGCCCAGGGGGACAAGGTCAGTCACAATAAATTCGGAGAAGGACTGGTACTCTCCATCGAAGGCAGCACGATTACTGTAGCCTTTGATTCAGTCGGTGTGAAAAAACTGGCAAGAGACCTGGCTCCGATAAAGAAAATCTAA
- a CDS encoding rubrerythrin family protein: MKDLKGTKTLENLLSAFAGESMARNKYTYYASKAKKEGYEQISAIFTETAANEKEHAELWFKLAHGIGTTSENLEDAAQGENYEWTDMYANMAKVAREEGFPEIAAQMEGVAKVEKEHEERYRALKKNIEEGKVFEKDAVVEWKCANCGYVYTSQKAYEKCPVCDHPKAYFELKARNY, encoded by the coding sequence ATGAAGGATTTAAAAGGAACCAAGACACTGGAAAACCTGCTGTCAGCTTTTGCGGGGGAATCAATGGCGAGAAATAAGTATACTTATTATGCTTCCAAAGCAAAGAAAGAGGGCTATGAGCAAATCTCCGCGATCTTTACTGAAACAGCTGCCAATGAAAAAGAGCACGCTGAATTGTGGTTCAAGCTTGCACATGGAATCGGAACAACTTCTGAGAATCTTGAGGATGCGGCTCAAGGCGAAAACTACGAGTGGACCGATATGTATGCAAACATGGCGAAGGTTGCCAGAGAAGAAGGTTTCCCTGAAATCGCAGCTCAAATGGAAGGCGTTGCAAAAGTGGAAAAAGAGCACGAAGAAAGATATAGAGCATTAAAGAAAAATATCGAAGAAGGCAAAGTATTCGAAAAGGATGCTGTTGTTGAATGGAAGTGTGCAAACTGCGGTTATGTTTACACCAGCCAGAAGGCATACGAAAAATGTCCTGTTTGCGATCACCCCAAGGCATACTTTGAATTAAAAGCCAGAAATTATTAA
- a CDS encoding ABC-F family ATP-binding cassette domain-containing protein: MSLLTVEKVTHGFGGRRILEDASFRLLKGEHIGLIGANGEGKTTFLNIITGQLSPDEGKVEWSKRVTVGYLDQHSTLKKGMTIRDALREAFQGMYDLEKEMLALYDAMATADSDMEAMMEDAGEIQQILEHSGFYTLDAKIEEIANGLGLGSIGLDKDVSDLSGGQRTKVLLTKLLLKDPSILILDEPTNYLDTEHIEWLKRYLQEYENSFILVSHDMEFLNSVINVIYHVNEGELTRYSGDYEKFMQMYSVKKNQELKAYEKQQQEIERMEDFIARNKARVATRGMANSRQKMLDKMEVLERPREKPKPSFEFKEARTPSRFIVEGKDVILGYDEPLTRSVSFALERGQKIAVIGTNGLGKTTLLKSILGKIETLEGSMELGDFLQPAYFEQEADRDSSETALESVWKEFPSYTNAEVRSALAKCGLTNEHITSQMKVLSGGENAKVRLCKLMQRESNWLVLDEPTNHLDVEAKAELKKALIDFKGTVLLVCHEPEFYQDWITDVWNIEDWTLRII; this comes from the coding sequence ATGAGTTTATTAACAGTAGAAAAAGTAACCCATGGTTTTGGTGGGAGAAGGATATTGGAGGATGCCTCCTTTCGTCTATTGAAAGGAGAGCACATCGGCCTGATCGGTGCAAATGGAGAAGGGAAAACCACTTTTCTAAACATCATCACCGGGCAGCTCTCGCCGGACGAGGGAAAGGTTGAATGGTCGAAGCGAGTAACGGTAGGCTATTTGGATCAGCACTCTACCCTAAAAAAGGGAATGACCATCCGTGATGCATTGCGAGAGGCTTTTCAGGGTATGTATGACCTTGAGAAGGAAATGCTGGCACTTTACGACGCCATGGCAACGGCAGACAGTGATATGGAAGCAATGATGGAGGATGCGGGAGAAATACAGCAGATTCTGGAGCACAGCGGCTTCTATACGCTCGATGCCAAAATTGAAGAGATTGCAAACGGTCTTGGGCTGGGCAGCATCGGACTGGATAAAGATGTTTCAGATTTGAGCGGAGGTCAGCGTACTAAGGTTTTACTTACCAAATTGCTGCTGAAGGACCCTTCGATTCTAATTCTAGACGAGCCGACAAATTATCTTGACACGGAGCACATTGAATGGCTGAAGCGTTATCTTCAGGAATATGAGAATAGTTTTATCCTGGTTTCCCATGATATGGAATTTCTGAATTCCGTTATCAATGTTATCTATCATGTGAATGAGGGCGAGCTTACCCGTTACTCAGGTGACTATGAGAAATTTATGCAGATGTATTCCGTAAAGAAAAATCAGGAACTCAAAGCATACGAGAAACAGCAGCAGGAAATCGAACGGATGGAGGATTTCATTGCTAGAAATAAAGCAAGAGTAGCAACCAGAGGAATGGCAAACAGCAGGCAAAAAATGCTGGACAAAATGGAAGTCCTGGAACGTCCAAGGGAAAAACCAAAGCCATCTTTTGAATTCAAGGAAGCCAGAACCCCAAGCCGTTTTATCGTTGAAGGCAAAGATGTTATTTTGGGCTATGACGAGCCGCTGACAAGATCAGTCAGCTTTGCCCTGGAACGTGGCCAGAAAATCGCTGTAATCGGTACCAACGGGCTAGGAAAGACAACGCTGTTAAAGTCCATTTTGGGAAAAATAGAGACGCTGGAAGGAAGCATGGAATTGGGTGATTTTCTCCAGCCAGCTTACTTCGAACAGGAAGCCGATAGAGACAGCTCTGAAACTGCATTAGAATCGGTTTGGAAAGAGTTTCCCTCTTATACCAACGCCGAAGTCCGTTCAGCACTGGCCAAGTGCGGGCTGACCAACGAACATATCACCAGTCAGATGAAGGTACTGAGCGGCGGCGAGAATGCAAAGGTAAGACTATGCAAGCTCATGCAGAGAGAATCCAACTGGCTGGTTCTGGACGAACCAACAAACCATTTGGACGTAGAAGCAAAGGCCGAATTAAAAAAGGCTCTCATTGATTTTAAGGGAACCGTGCTGCTGGTTTGTCATGAGCCTGAATTTTATCAGGACTGGATAACAGACGTATGGAACATTGAGGATTGGACGCTGCGAATCATCTGA